GCGGCGACGGATTGCGAAAGTGCAGGTGCTGCGGCAGCAACCCGTGCTCGAGCGACAGGATGACCTTGATCACACCCGCGATCCCCGCGGCCGCTTCCAGATGCCCGATGTTCGTCTTCACCGAGCCCATCAACAGCGGCCGGCCAGGCTCGCGCCCGGCGCCGAACACCGCACCCGCGGCCTGGGCCTCGATCGGGTCGCCCAGCGATGTCCCGGTCCCATGTGCCTCCAGGTATCCGACGTCGCCGGGTGCGATGCCGGCGCGCTTCAGTGCGGCGGCGATAACCCGTTGCTGGGCAATGCCGTTCGGCACCGTCAAACCACCCGACGCGCCGTCCTGGTTGATCGCGCTGCCCCGAACGACGGCCCGAATCCGGTCGCCGTCGCGGATCGCGTCCTCGAGCCGCTTGATGACGATGACACCGCAACCCTCGCCGCGCACGTAGCCGTCGGCGGCCGCGTCGAAGGTCTTGCACCGGCCGTCGGGCGCGAGCATGTGCGCGCTGGAAAAAGTGATCATGGTCGCCGGGGTGAGCAGGACGTTCGCGCCGCCGGCCAGCGCGAGGTCGCACTCCCCCAAGCGCAGCGCCTGGCACGCCTGATGGATTGCCACCAACGACGAGCTGCACGCCGTGTCGACGGCGACCGCCGGGCCCTGCAGCCCCAACCGATAGCTGATCCGGCCCGCCGCCGCGGCATTCGACGTCCCGATCGCCATATAGGCCTCGATCTCGGGGTAAGTCAGCTCGTCGGATGCCATTCCCAGGTAGTCATGGGTGGACAAACCGATGAACACACCGGTGTTGGTGTTCGCCAAAGCCGTTGGCGCGGTGCCCGAATGCTCCACGGCCCGCCACGCCGTCTCCAGCAAGAGCCGATGCTGCGGATCCATCAATCGGACCTCGCGCGCCGACATGCCGAAGAACGGCGCGTCGAATCCCGTCACGTCGTCGACGAAACCCGCCCGACGGGTCACAACCTTCCCGGGCGTGTCGGGATCGGGGTCGAAGAATTCGTCGGCATCCCACCGGTCGGCGGGCACCTCCGATACCGCATCCCGGCCTTCGGCCAGCACCTGCCAGAATTCGTCCGCATCGGCGGCACCCGGAAAACGCGCCGCGTAGCCGACGATCGCGAACCCCGCGGAACCCGATGCCCCCTGCATCAGATCTTCGACGGATGCCATGCCATTGTCCTCCCTGTTTTGGTCGGCGAAGGTTCGATGCCCGCTGCCCTCGCGGTACCGGGGTCGTGGTAGCTACGAACTACGTCGTAGACCGCTCACTGCACACACCCCGGACCAGGCCTGGCCGAACTCCCCCCGGTGTACTGCCTCCAGCGACCGTGATCGCGAATGTACACATGCCCGGCCCGGTTCCCCTAGCCGAATCACCTCCGATCGCAAGTATGACAACCTATGGGTGCTTCGCGGCACCGCGACGCGCAGGTATCGTCGGGCGTGGCGGCCGGCCTGCGTCCGACCCGTCGGTTCCCAAGGCCGTTCCGTCATCACCACCGCCCGCCGTGCCGGTGAGCTGTCGCACGCGTGTCCGCGCATGTCGGCGGCGGTGATTACCCGAAGGGTTATCTTGATCTTGATCTCGGTACCAGCGGGGCCGAACTGCAGCTGTCCGAACCCGGGGGAGAAAAGATTGCGCATCGGGAAAATTACGATCGGCTCACTCGGTGATTGGACGCCGAGCCCAGGATCGGTCATCTCCTGGCACCCGACGACCGCGGCTGCCGACAAGGTCCGACAAGCGCCGGCCAGTTCCGTGCCGGTCAGCTACATGCAGGGCCAACACCTTCGTAACTATCACGAACGGACGGCCGCGGGGCTGGACTTTTCGCGGCAGATCATCGCCACCTGTGAAGTACCCGGCCACTGTGATATTGCTGCCATGGATCACGCCGTCAACGCTTACCTGCGTCGGCATGACACGTTCCGTAGTTGGTTCGAGCACATCGGTAATGGAGAGTTCGTCAGGCACACCGTCAGCGATCCTGCCGATATCGAATTCGCACCGATCGAGCACGGCGACAGGACGGTTGACGAAATACGCGCCCATGTCGTGGCCATACCGAATCCGCTGGAGTGGGGCTGCTTCACCTTCGGGATCATCCAAAGCGAGAGCCACTTCACCTTCTTTGCCGCCATGGATCATGTCCACGGGGACGCGACGTTGATCGGCACCACGATGCTGGAGGCCAACGGAATGTATGCGGCGTTGAGCGGAGGCGGTGAACCCCTTGGGCTTCCCGATGCCGGCAGCTTTGACGATTTCTGCGCCCGAGAGCGCCAGTACACGTCGACGTTGACCGTAGATTCGCCACAGGTACGCGCGTGGATTGACTTCGCCGAGAACAACAATGGCGGCTTTCCTGAATTCCCACTCCCCCTGGGCAACCCGTTGGAGCCGAGTGCCAGTGACATGGTCTCCGAACTCCTGATGGACGCGGAACAGACGGAGCGGTTCGAATCGGCCTGCACGGCGGCCGGCGCGCGCTTCATCGGCGGACTGTTCGCCTGCTTCGCCCTGGTGGAGCATGAGTTCACGGGCGCTCTCACGTATTACGGCCTCACTCCGAGGGATACGCGCAGAACGACGGATAATTTTATGACGCAGGGTTGGTTTACCGGCTTGGTCCCGATCACCGTGCCAATAGCCGCGGCCTCTTTCGGCGATGCCGCCTGGGCGGCGCAGGCTTCTTTCGATTCGGGTCTGGACTTGGCGAAGGTGCCGTATTACCGCGTATTGGAATTGGCGCCGTGGTTGAGCTGGCCACAGCCAAACTTTCCGGTGTCGAACTTCTTGCATGGCGGCGCCGCTCCGCTCAACGCTGTCCTGGCGGCGGCCGACCTGGGCCTTGCGAACAACATAGGAATCTACTCCGACGGCAGGTATTCGTATCAACTGACCATCTATGTATTTCGGTATGGGGAGGGCACGGCAATGGCGATCATGTTTCCCGACAATCCGGTCGCCCAGAAATCGGTTGTCCGCTATATGGAGGCGATGAAGTCCGTGTGCGTGCGGGTCGCCGGCAGCGGGCATTGGGGACGCGTTGCGTAGCGTGGAGTAGTTCGATGGCTCTTGGATGGCTCGGGGTGCTGGGGTGAGGGCGATATGCGACGGCTAGCCGATTTCGTGGTGCGGTGGCCCTGGGCGGTGATAGGGCTTTGGGTCGCGATTGCGGTCGCCCTGCCGCTGACACTCCCATCCCTCGGCGAGATGGCCCAGAAGCATCCGCTCGCCATCTTGCCCAGCGATGCGCCGTCGAGCGTCACCGCGCGAAAGATGACCGAGGCGTTTCACGAATCGGGCTCGGAAGACCTCCTGTTGGTGGTGCTCACCAGCGACAATGGGGCCAAGGGGCTTGGCCCCGCCGACGAAGCCGCCTACCGCAAACTGGTGGACGCGCTGCGCCAGGACACGCGAGATGTCGTGATGGTGCAGGATTTCCTCAGCACGCCGCCCCTGCGTTCGGTCGTGACCAGCGAGGACCACAAGGCGTGGGTGCTGCCGGTCGGCGTCGCGGGCGAGTTGGGCACCCCACGGTCCTACGCCGCCTTCAACCGGATCGGCGACATCGTCAAACACACCCTCGAGCAGGCCCCAGCCGGAACGCATCTCACCGCACACCTCACCGGGCCCGCGGCCACCGTCGCCGACCTCACGGTCGCGGGCGATCGGGATCGGCTTCCGATCGAACTGGCGATCGCCGTTGCGGTGCTCATCGTCCTGCTGGTGGTTTACCGCAGCGCCGTCACCATGCTGCTGCCGTTGCTCACGATCGGGTTGTCCCTGGTGATCGCGCAGTCGGTGGTGGCGGGCTACTCCCAGCTGACCGGCTCGGGCGTCTCGAACCAGTCCATCGTATTTCTGAGCGCGATCATGGCCGGCGCCGGAACGGATTACGCCGTCTTTCTCATTAGCCGCTACCACGACCATCTGCGGGCAGGCGCGGATTTCGATCAGGCGGTCCGGCGGGCAATGATCTCGATCGGAAAAGTGATCGCCGCATCCGCCGCCACCGTCGGAATCACATTTCTGCTCATCAGCTTCGCCCGAATGGGAGTGTTCCAAACGGTCGGAGTGTCGTCGGCGATTGGGATCGGCGTGGCATTCCTCGCCGCGGTGACGTTGTTGCCGGCAATTTTGGTGCTCGCCGCGCCACGCGGCTGGGTCAAGCCACGGCGCGAACTGACCGCCCGGTTCTGGCGGCGTTCCGGCATCCGCATTGTGCGCCGGCCGAAAGTCCATCTGGTCGCCAGTGTGCTGGTGTTGATCGTCCTGGCCAGCTGCGCCGGCCTGGTGCGCTATAACTACGACGATCGCAAGGCCCTGCCGCCTTCTGCCCCGAGCTCCCTCGGGTATGCCGCGCTGGATCGCCATTTCCCCGTGAATCAGTCCATTCCGGAGTACATCCTCGTCCAATCACCGCACGACCTTCGCACGCCGCAGGCCCTTGCGGACTTGGAACAGATGGCGGACCGGGTCAGCCAACTGCCGAATATCGCTGTGGTCAGCGGCATTACGCGTCCCACCGGAAATGTGCCGGAACAATTCAGGGCCACCTATCAGGCGGGCGCCATCGGCACCTTTCTGGCCGGCGGGTCCACCCTGATCAGCGACCACACCAATGACCTCAACCGGCTGGTCCAAGGGGCCGGCACGCTGGCCGACAGCCTCGGCGATGTCCGCGGCCAGGTCAACCAGCTCGCGGCGAGCGTGCAGGAACTGGAGAATGCCTTCTCCTCGACGAAGAACCAGTACAGCGGCGACACGCTGGTCAAAGAGGTCGACATCGCGGCCCGCCTCGTCGACCACATCAACTCGCTCAGCAATGCCATGGGCTGGAACTTCTCGGCCGCCAAGAACATGTTCGCCTGGATAGGCCCGGTGCTGGCGGCGCTCCAGGGTAACCCGGTCTGCGACGCCGATGCGTCGTGCAACGCCACCCGCGGGACATTCGAGCAGCTGGTCGGTGCGCGCGATCAAGGGGACCTCGACGCGATCAATGACCTGGCCCACCAACTGCAGGACTACCCGGACAAACGGGCCCTGAAGGCGTCGACGGACCGCCTGCGTAACGCGTTCGCGAAGCTCACCAACGTGCTGCATTCCATGGGGATGGACCAACCCGGTGGCCTGCAGGCGAACCTGAACACCCTGCAACATGGCGCGGACCGATTCGCGGGTGGGAGCCGGCAAGTGGCCGACGCGGTGGCTCAACTCGTCGACCAAGTCAAACAGCTGGGTGCCGGGCTCAGCGAGTCGGCGGCGTTCCTGTTGTCGCTGAAACATGATGCGGCACAACCGGCGATGGCCGGGTTCAATATCCCGTCCCAGCTCCTGCATCTCAAGGAATTCCAGCAGGCCGCCAAGGTATTCATTTCGCCCGACGGCCACTCGGTGCGGTATCTGGTGCAAACCAAACTCAATCCGTTCAGCACCGAAGCCATGGATCAGGTCAACGCGATCAGTGCGACCGCTCGGGGGGCCCAACCGAATACCGCGTTGGCGGACGCCACGGTATCGATGGCGGGATACACCGTTGGTCTCAAGGACACGCGCGACTACTACGAACACGACATCCGGTTCATCATCGCGGTGACCCTGCTCGTCGTGCTGCTGACCTTGATGGCGCTGCTGCGTGCGATTGTCGCGCCGCTGTATCTGGTTGCTTCCGTGGTCATTTCGTATTTGTCGGCGGTGGGTATCGGCGTTTTGGTGTTCCAATTCCTCCTCGGCCAGCAGTTACATTGGAGCGTGCCGCCGCTGGCGTTCGTGGTGTTGGTCGCGGTGGGGGCCGACTACAACATGCTGCTCGTCTCGCGCATGCGTGACGAGTCTCCGCACAGCATGCGTTACGGCATCATTCGCACCCTGGGTTCGACGGGCGGCGTGATCACCGCGGCGGGTCTGATCTTCGCCGCCTCGATGTGCGGTCTCCTGTTCTCCAGCATCGGCACCGTGGTCCAGGGCGGTTTCGTGATCGGTGTGGGAATTTTGCTGGATACCTTCTTGGTGCGCACCATCACGGTGCCCGCCGTCGCCGCGCTGGTCGGCCGGGCGAACTGGTGGCCGTCACGAATGGGCGCGCGGCGGACGCGCCGAGCAACCGGGTTAGCGCGCCACACATGATGTATGTGAAACTAGGGAAGCCGAGCGGTCAGGGGTAGGGGTGAAGAAACTACTCGCAGGAGTTACGGCGCTGGTAACCGTCAGCGCCACAGGATGTTTCGGCGTCGGGACCGCGTCGGCCGATGACACGCCCATAGGCGGCCCGCCGACGCCCGGGGCGCCGGGCGACCAGACCGCGTTCGCCCTCGGAGGCGCTCACGTGCTGGGCATCCCCTACGACGAGTACATTCGCCAGGAGGGCGCCCAATGGTTCCCCGGCCAGAAGCGCGAAATCGTCCGCTACCCGGCGGGGCAGGTTCAGGGCCACGTGCTGGAGCGGCTCTTCCCGGGCATAGGCCAACTCGATCAACTCTTTCCGGGCCTGGGTCTGGACGGCCCCAGCGTCGGCGAGTCGGTCGACGTGGGAGTAGACAACCTCGATGCGGCGATCCGCACCGGTCGCCCCGGTACGGCGATCGGCTTGTCCGAGGGCGGGTTCGTGGTCGATGGCGAGCAGGCCCGGCTGGCGAATGACCCGACCGCTCCCCCGCCGAACACGCTGAACTTCGCCACATTCGGTGACCCCATCGGGCATCACGCCTTCGGCCAAAGCTTCCTGACCGCCATGTTCCCGGTCGGCAGCGTTGTTCCCGCACTCGACTACCGCATGCCGCCGCCGTACGAGAGCCAGTACGACACCAACAGGTTCGTGGCCGCGTACGACTCGATCGCGGACTTCCCCGACCGGCCGGACAACATGTTCGCTCTCGCCAACACGCTCATGGGCCTCGCCACCGGTCACACGGCGGTGGC
The nucleotide sequence above comes from Mycobacterium malmoense. Encoded proteins:
- a CDS encoding condensation domain-containing protein gives rise to the protein MRIGKITIGSLGDWTPSPGSVISWHPTTAAADKVRQAPASSVPVSYMQGQHLRNYHERTAAGLDFSRQIIATCEVPGHCDIAAMDHAVNAYLRRHDTFRSWFEHIGNGEFVRHTVSDPADIEFAPIEHGDRTVDEIRAHVVAIPNPLEWGCFTFGIIQSESHFTFFAAMDHVHGDATLIGTTMLEANGMYAALSGGGEPLGLPDAGSFDDFCARERQYTSTLTVDSPQVRAWIDFAENNNGGFPEFPLPLGNPLEPSASDMVSELLMDAEQTERFESACTAAGARFIGGLFACFALVEHEFTGALTYYGLTPRDTRRTTDNFMTQGWFTGLVPITVPIAAASFGDAAWAAQASFDSGLDLAKVPYYRVLELAPWLSWPQPNFPVSNFLHGGAAPLNAVLAAADLGLANNIGIYSDGRYSYQLTIYVFRYGEGTAMAIMFPDNPVAQKSVVRYMEAMKSVCVRVAGSGHWGRVA
- the pe gene encoding acyltransferase PE — translated: MKKLLAGVTALVTVSATGCFGVGTASADDTPIGGPPTPGAPGDQTAFALGGAHVLGIPYDEYIRQEGAQWFPGQKREIVRYPAGQVQGHVLERLFPGIGQLDQLFPGLGLDGPSVGESVDVGVDNLDAAIRTGRPGTAIGLSEGGFVVDGEQARLANDPTAPPPNTLNFATFGDPIGHHAFGQSFLTAMFPVGSVVPALDYRMPPPYESQYDTNRFVAAYDSIADFPDRPDNMFALANTLMGLATGHTAVAFTNPSMVPPQNIRTTINSRGAKDTTIMVPEKHLPLVMPLKYIGIDEDTLNKLDAILTPRVNAGYSRNDDPSTAPVQVDPVRGFDPAEVTAPANQATFGGGADPFSQILSGAMSVLSHGAGQADH